Proteins from a genomic interval of Salinarchaeum sp. Harcht-Bsk1:
- a CDS encoding amidohydrolase family protein, producing MELSGTILRGRDFEPVEGTIYVEDGEISAIEEAPSSDGVDSDRIVLPAFVNAHTHLGDSIAKGAGEGLSLEELVAPPDGLKHRLLRQADPEELIAAMERSLRYMQAGGTGACIEFREGGVAGVEQLRAAADAEGVDLEPVIMGREEIEVLDTADGYGASGANDANFEAERAAAREAGKPFGIHAGEVDASDVDPAMDLDPDFLVHMVHATDDHLDRLDDRQTPVVVCPRSNLVTDVGLPPIADLAERTTVALGTDNVFLNSPSMFREMAFTAKWTGLPSAEVLAMATYRGAEIAGLDWGVLEAGRPAKLCVLDGDTDNLAGAKDPVRAVVRRAGHADVERVVL from the coding sequence ATGGAGCTGTCGGGGACGATCCTGCGCGGACGGGACTTCGAACCGGTCGAGGGGACCATCTACGTCGAGGACGGCGAGATCAGCGCGATCGAGGAGGCGCCGTCGAGCGACGGCGTCGATTCCGACCGGATCGTCCTGCCGGCGTTCGTCAACGCTCACACGCACCTCGGAGACTCCATCGCCAAGGGGGCCGGTGAGGGACTCTCGCTCGAGGAACTCGTCGCACCGCCGGACGGACTGAAACACCGACTCCTCCGCCAGGCCGACCCCGAGGAGTTGATTGCGGCGATGGAACGCTCCCTTCGGTATATGCAGGCCGGCGGTACGGGCGCATGCATCGAATTTCGTGAAGGCGGCGTCGCGGGCGTCGAACAGCTGCGGGCGGCCGCCGACGCGGAGGGCGTCGACCTCGAGCCGGTGATCATGGGCCGGGAGGAGATCGAGGTGCTCGATACTGCCGACGGTTACGGCGCCTCCGGCGCGAACGACGCGAACTTCGAGGCCGAGCGCGCCGCAGCCCGCGAAGCTGGGAAGCCCTTCGGCATCCACGCCGGCGAGGTCGACGCGAGCGACGTCGATCCCGCGATGGATCTCGACCCCGACTTCCTCGTTCACATGGTCCACGCGACGGATGACCACCTCGACCGACTCGACGACCGCCAGACGCCGGTGGTCGTCTGTCCGCGATCGAACCTCGTCACCGACGTCGGGCTGCCACCGATCGCCGACCTCGCCGAGCGGACCACCGTCGCGCTCGGCACAGACAACGTGTTCCTCAACTCGCCGTCGATGTTCCGGGAGATGGCGTTCACCGCGAAGTGGACCGGTCTCCCCAGCGCCGAGGTGCTCGCGATGGCGACCTACCGCGGGGCGGAGATCGCGGGCCTCGACTGGGGCGTGCTCGAGGCAGGCCGACCGGCGAAGCTGTGCGTGCTCGACGGCGACACCGACAACCTCGCGGGTGCGAAGGACCCCGTGCGGGCCGTCGTCCGGCGCGCTGGGCACGCGGACGTGGAGCGCGTCGTGCTGTGA
- a CDS encoding aldo/keto reductase, giving the protein MPANESGTFDIGGDLTVHRLGFGAMRLTGENIIGRPNDEAEARRVVQRALDLGVDVIDTADSYGPGVSERILREAIEAHDEYDQDDVVLATKAGLLREAGGEWLKHGDPDYVRNQVLVSRDRLGVDTIDLYQYHRPDPDVDFEEAVQTFAELKDDGFVEHIGLSNVSVEQLERARDVVEIATVQNQYNVGNREDEAVLEACEDAGIGFIPWFPLGGGDLGSKESVVADVAEAHDATPQQIALAWLLEHSPVILPIPGTSSVEHLEQNVAASQIELTDEEYARLSE; this is encoded by the coding sequence ATGCCAGCAAACGAGAGCGGCACGTTCGACATCGGCGGCGACCTGACCGTCCACCGGCTCGGCTTCGGTGCGATGCGACTGACCGGCGAGAATATCATCGGCCGGCCAAACGACGAGGCCGAAGCCCGCCGGGTGGTCCAGCGTGCACTCGATCTCGGCGTTGACGTGATCGACACTGCAGACTCCTACGGCCCCGGCGTCAGCGAGCGCATCCTCCGCGAGGCCATCGAGGCCCACGACGAGTACGACCAGGACGACGTCGTCCTCGCGACCAAGGCCGGTCTGCTTCGGGAAGCCGGCGGCGAGTGGCTCAAGCACGGCGATCCGGACTACGTTCGGAATCAGGTGCTCGTCAGCCGGGACCGGCTCGGCGTCGACACGATCGACCTCTACCAGTACCACCGGCCCGATCCCGACGTGGACTTCGAGGAGGCCGTCCAGACGTTCGCGGAACTCAAAGACGACGGGTTCGTCGAGCACATCGGACTCAGCAACGTCTCCGTCGAGCAGCTCGAACGGGCCCGGGACGTCGTCGAGATCGCGACCGTCCAGAACCAGTACAACGTCGGGAACCGCGAGGACGAGGCCGTGCTCGAGGCCTGCGAAGACGCCGGCATCGGCTTCATCCCGTGGTTCCCGCTCGGCGGTGGCGACCTCGGTTCGAAGGAGTCCGTCGTCGCCGACGTCGCCGAGGCCCACGACGCGACGCCCCAGCAGATCGCGCTAGCGTGGCTGCTCGAACACTCGCCGGTGATCCTCCCGATCCCCGGCACCTCCAGCGTCGAACACCTCGAACAGAACGTGGCAGCCAGTCAGATCGAACTGACGGACGAGGAGTACGCGCGACTGAGCGAGTAG